ATGGTTGTTGTGGACATCTGAAGTATAAGATTTGGATGGTTCGTGTAAGAATCGTGAGGCCTATCTCATTTGGCGCCCAAGGCGGAGCGGCACTGCGAAACAGTGGTCGGGCACTGACCCTGCGGGCAGAACCCGACCACGGCGGCAATCGCTCCACACGCAAGACTTTCGTGCTGCGCTTCTGCCCGAAGGCGATTGCTGCGCTTCGCTTGTCAGCGGTCGCTCTATCGATCAACCAGTTCAAGGCTTCACGCCTCGACGGAACGAGTTGGTTCGTGCGGCGCGAAAGCGCTTGGACGCTGCGGATAACCCCGGGTCGATCAAGCCATTCGTCAACGAGGTCAATCCCTAGGTGCGGGGTCATCGCCGCAGCGTCACTTGAACGAAGATTTCCTGTTCCACGGTCCGAGTTTGCGTGTCATCAGTTCGGCGCCGGGGTCCAGGGGAGCGCGGCGGGGCCTTGTTGCTCCCCTTTAGCTTGAATGCGTTCCCAAACTTCTTGGCGATGGACGGGAATCTCCGGCGGCACGTCGAAGCCCAACTTCACTTTCCCGCCGCGGATTTCCAACACCGTGACGGTCAGCATTCGGTCCAGTCCGCCGGCGCTGCCGACGACCACCGATTGCTGATTTTTTCTCGATAGGACCAACATTTTTGCACCTCCTTGACCTCTAAGGACCGTTGGGTCCGCTGCCGTTCCAAGCTTCCACCGA
This sequence is a window from Planctomycetia bacterium. Protein-coding genes within it:
- a CDS encoding carbon storage regulator, whose amino-acid sequence is MLVLSRKNQQSVVVGSAGGLDRMLTVTVLEIRGGKVKLGFDVPPEIPVHRQEVWERIQAKGEQQGPAALPWTPAPN